The following proteins are encoded in a genomic region of Galbibacter sp. BG1:
- a CDS encoding lipoprotein signal peptidase, whose amino-acid sequence MSLKKATLIIVLVLLLDQISKIYIKTHFVLGEYVEVFSWFKILFIENEGAAWGTKISDIIPVISDATGKLVLTVFRLFAICGIAYWLYDSVRKNATSTLIAAIALIFAGALGNIIDSVFYGVVFNDSYGQVATLFAEEPYGTLFHGKVVDMLHFPMIDTVLPDWVPIWGGSNFRFFEPVFNVADAAISIGVGVLLVFNKKAFPKNQK is encoded by the coding sequence ATGTCATTAAAAAAAGCAACCCTTATTATTGTTTTGGTGCTACTTCTAGACCAAATTTCAAAGATTTATATAAAAACACATTTTGTTTTAGGAGAATACGTAGAGGTTTTCAGTTGGTTTAAGATTCTATTTATAGAAAACGAGGGTGCCGCGTGGGGAACTAAAATCAGTGATATTATTCCCGTTATTTCCGATGCTACGGGAAAACTAGTGCTTACCGTTTTTAGATTGTTTGCCATTTGTGGGATTGCCTATTGGTTATACGATTCGGTAAGAAAAAATGCAACTTCAACCTTGATTGCCGCCATTGCCTTAATTTTTGCGGGAGCCCTTGGTAATATTATCGATTCTGTTTTTTATGGAGTTGTTTTTAACGATAGTTACGGCCAGGTAGCCACTTTATTTGCTGAAGAACCCTACGGAACGCTGTTTCATGGCAAAGTGGTAGATATGCTTCATTTCCCAATGATAGACACCGTACTTCCAGATTGGGTGCCAATTTGGGGAGGCTCTAATTTTAGGTTTTTTGAGCCAGTTTTTAATGTGGCCGACGCAGCAATAAGTATTGGTGTTGGTGTTTTGTTGGTTTTCAACAAGAAAGCATTCCCGAAAAATCAAAAGTAA
- a CDS encoding 5-formyltetrahydrofolate cyclo-ligase, with the protein MNKTELRLEYKNKRSKLTTSNIEELSIAIANQLLPLDIWNNTYFHIFLSMENQKEIDTSFVLSILQGKDKEVIIPKSNFKTGTLTNYLLTDNTAIKVNNYGIPEPVDGIEVPNHKIDVVFVPLLAYDHKGNRIGYGKGFYDRFLASCKESVIKIGLSFFPPEKDVFTDISTEDIPVDYCVTPDGVYTF; encoded by the coding sequence ATGAATAAAACTGAGCTTCGTTTAGAATATAAAAATAAACGCTCAAAACTTACTACTAGCAATATTGAAGAATTAAGTATTGCCATTGCCAACCAACTTTTACCGCTAGATATATGGAACAATACCTATTTCCATATTTTTCTTAGCATGGAAAACCAAAAAGAAATAGATACCTCTTTTGTTCTTAGCATCCTCCAAGGAAAAGATAAAGAAGTAATCATCCCAAAAAGCAATTTTAAAACAGGTACACTCACCAATTATTTACTTACCGATAATACCGCTATAAAGGTTAATAACTATGGTATTCCCGAACCCGTAGACGGAATAGAGGTACCCAACCACAAAATTGATGTAGTTTTTGTACCCCTTTTGGCTTACGACCACAAAGGGAATAGAATTGGCTACGGAAAAGGATTTTACGATCGGTTTTTAGCTTCGTGTAAAGAGAGCGTCATTAAAATCGGACTTTCCTTTTTTCCTCCTGAAAAGGATGTTTTTACCGATATTTCTACGGAAGATATTCCTGTGGATTATTGTGTTACCCCGGATGGAGTTTATACGTTTTAA
- a CDS encoding response regulator, producing the protein MNHKIDLACIIDDDKLYVKMLSRLLDIKKLCKEFLVFENGSEAYSYFKGVFEQPEKEKLPQVILLDLNMPVMDGWQFLEEFVKIKCELDHPITLYVVSSSINPEDIERAKAFEEVSDYWVKPISLGELEEMFEKV; encoded by the coding sequence ATGAATCATAAAATTGACCTAGCTTGTATTATAGATGACGACAAGCTCTATGTAAAAATGTTGTCGCGTTTATTGGATATTAAAAAACTGTGTAAGGAGTTTTTGGTATTCGAAAATGGCAGCGAAGCTTACTCTTATTTTAAAGGCGTTTTCGAACAGCCAGAAAAAGAAAAACTTCCGCAGGTAATCCTGTTGGACCTTAATATGCCGGTAATGGACGGATGGCAGTTTTTGGAAGAATTTGTAAAAATTAAATGCGAATTAGACCACCCCATTACGCTTTACGTGGTAAGCTCCTCCATTAATCCTGAAGACATAGAAAGAGCAAAAGCCTTTGAAGAGGTTTCAGATTATTGGGTAAAGCCAATCTCATTGGGAGAATTGGAAGAGATGTTTGAAAAAGTTTAA
- a CDS encoding IS30 family transposase produces the protein MKKYKQLTIHQRYQIEALLETEISKSEIAIIIGVDPCTVYRELSRNIAKRGKTAGSYIAKNAQRRADNRHKMKPKKLQLTEQLKERIAGLLRYEKWSPELISKRLAIEEETCVSHETIYQWIWSVKKSKKKADAKYAKLYKDLKHGSRRQKRGNAKDKRGAIKNRVGIDQRPDVLDHRERIGDIEVDLMMGSNHRSALLVMTDRATLVTMMEKLSGKEAGEVYEKMEKRLTNFSSSWVKTLTFDNGKEFAQHQKIGRLLNAKTYFTRPYTSQDKGTVENRIGVIRRFFPKKTDLRKVSEKRIKEVERLLNYRPIRKFNYQNPIEVLRNKCFALMG, from the coding sequence ATGAAAAAATACAAACAATTGACCATCCACCAAAGGTATCAAATTGAAGCCTTATTGGAAACAGAAATCAGTAAAAGTGAAATAGCTATAATTATCGGGGTCGACCCCTGTACCGTTTACAGGGAGTTATCTAGGAACATTGCCAAACGGGGAAAGACCGCTGGCAGCTATATAGCCAAAAATGCACAGCGAAGAGCAGATAACAGGCATAAAATGAAGCCCAAGAAATTACAGCTCACGGAACAGTTGAAAGAGCGTATCGCGGGTTTGCTCCGTTATGAAAAGTGGAGTCCAGAACTTATAAGCAAACGCTTAGCTATTGAAGAGGAAACCTGTGTGAGCCACGAGACAATATACCAGTGGATATGGAGCGTTAAGAAGAGCAAGAAAAAGGCAGATGCTAAATACGCTAAACTCTACAAAGATCTCAAGCATGGTAGCAGGAGGCAAAAGAGAGGGAACGCCAAGGATAAGCGGGGAGCCATTAAAAACCGTGTAGGAATTGACCAGCGCCCAGATGTGCTGGACCACCGTGAGCGTATAGGCGATATTGAAGTAGACCTGATGATGGGAAGCAATCACAGATCGGCTCTTTTGGTAATGACAGACAGGGCCACATTGGTAACGATGATGGAAAAACTAAGTGGGAAAGAAGCTGGGGAGGTATATGAAAAAATGGAGAAGAGGCTCACCAACTTCAGTTCATCTTGGGTGAAGACCTTGACCTTCGATAACGGAAAGGAGTTTGCACAGCATCAAAAAATAGGAAGGCTCCTCAACGCAAAAACATACTTTACCAGACCTTATACATCACAGGATAAAGGAACCGTAGAGAATAGAATAGGTGTGATAAGAAGATTTTTTCCGAAGAAAACAGACCTGAGAAAAGTCTCAGAAAAAAGAATAAAAGAAGTTGAAAGATTACTAAATTACAGACCGATTAGAAAATTTAATTACCAAAACCCAATTGAAGTCCTAAGAAACAAATGTTTTGCACTTATGGGTTGA
- the uvrC gene encoding excinuclease ABC subunit UvrC, whose amino-acid sequence MSKTPIDIQLQTLPDSPGVYQFYNKEGKIIYVGKAKNLKKRVSSYFHKNHEYGKTRVLVKKIDTIKHIVVPTETDALLLENNLIKKYQPRYNVMLKDDKSYPWICIKNERFPRVFPTRNLIKDGSEYFGPYTSMKTVRTLLDLIKGLYSLRTCNYDLSKEKIEAGKYKVCLEYHLGNCKGPCEDYQSLVEYDRQIEAIREIIKGNFKDSLNQFKIQMKTLAEEMRFEEAQKIKEKIDVLENYQAKSTVVNPKISNVDVFSIVSDESFGYVNFLQLSYGSIIRAHTIEIKKKLDESDKELLELAVIELRTRFNSQSKEIYLPFEVEVPEGVKITIPKLGDKKRILELSERNAKFYRQERFKQIKIVDPDRHVKRIMGQMKKDLRLSEEPRHIECFDNSNIQGTNPVAACVVFKDGKPSKKDYRHFNIKTVTGPDDFASMEEVVHRRYKRLLEEDEPLPQLIVIDGGKGQLSSALKSLDRLGLRGKIAIIGIAKKLEEIYYPGDSIPMYLDKKSETLKIIQYLRNEAHRFGITFHRNKRSKAAINSELENIEGIGEKTANDLLKKFKSVKRIKEASEVQIAEVIGASKAQKVFQAFHKS is encoded by the coding sequence ATGAGTAAAACCCCAATAGATATACAATTACAAACCTTGCCAGATAGTCCTGGGGTTTATCAATTCTATAACAAGGAGGGAAAGATCATTTATGTGGGAAAGGCAAAAAACCTAAAGAAGCGGGTTTCTTCCTATTTTCATAAAAACCACGAATATGGAAAAACTAGGGTACTGGTAAAAAAAATAGACACTATAAAGCATATTGTGGTGCCTACGGAAACCGATGCGCTGTTGTTGGAGAATAACCTTATAAAAAAATATCAACCAAGGTATAATGTAATGCTGAAAGACGACAAGTCTTATCCTTGGATCTGCATAAAAAATGAACGCTTCCCCCGTGTATTCCCTACCCGTAATTTAATAAAGGATGGTTCTGAATACTTCGGGCCTTACACAAGCATGAAAACGGTTCGAACTCTTCTAGACCTCATTAAAGGTCTTTATTCTTTGCGAACCTGTAATTACGATTTGTCTAAAGAGAAGATCGAAGCGGGCAAATACAAAGTGTGTTTAGAGTATCATTTAGGGAACTGCAAGGGGCCTTGTGAAGATTACCAATCGTTGGTAGAATACGATCGACAAATAGAGGCCATTCGCGAAATTATAAAGGGGAACTTTAAAGATTCCTTAAACCAGTTTAAAATACAAATGAAAACGCTGGCTGAAGAGATGCGGTTTGAAGAAGCCCAAAAAATAAAGGAAAAAATAGATGTTTTAGAGAACTATCAAGCAAAATCTACCGTAGTTAATCCAAAGATCAGTAATGTAGATGTGTTTTCCATTGTGTCGGATGAAAGCTTTGGGTATGTTAATTTCCTACAATTATCCTATGGTTCAATCATCAGGGCGCATACGATAGAAATAAAGAAGAAGCTTGATGAAAGCGATAAAGAGTTACTGGAATTGGCGGTTATAGAGTTGCGCACACGTTTCAATTCGCAATCCAAAGAGATTTATTTGCCATTTGAAGTGGAGGTGCCAGAGGGGGTTAAAATAACCATTCCTAAATTAGGAGATAAAAAGCGAATTTTGGAACTTTCTGAAAGGAATGCCAAATTTTATCGACAGGAACGTTTTAAGCAAATTAAAATAGTGGATCCCGACCGCCATGTAAAACGTATCATGGGGCAAATGAAGAAAGATTTACGCCTGTCTGAAGAACCAAGGCATATTGAATGTTTCGATAATTCCAATATTCAAGGTACCAATCCGGTTGCAGCATGCGTTGTTTTTAAAGATGGAAAACCGAGCAAGAAAGATTATCGGCATTTTAATATAAAAACGGTGACGGGCCCCGATGATTTTGCCTCTATGGAAGAGGTGGTGCACCGGCGGTATAAGCGATTGCTTGAAGAAGATGAGCCCTTGCCGCAATTAATCGTTATAGATGGCGGTAAAGGTCAGCTTTCATCGGCATTAAAAAGTTTGGATCGATTGGGTTTGAGGGGAAAAATTGCCATTATAGGAATTGCAAAGAAATTGGAAGAGATTTATTATCCGGGAGATTCTATTCCCATGTATTTGGATAAAAAATCTGAAACCTTAAAAATTATACAGTATTTAAGAAACGAGGCACATAGATTTGGAATTACTTTTCACAGGAACAAGCGAAGTAAGGCGGCAATTAATTCAGAATTGGAGAATATTGAAGGAATAGGGGAGAAAACCGCGAACGATCTATTAAAAAAATTCAAATCGGTAAAAAGAATCAAGGAAGCTTCCGAAGTACAGATTGCAGAGGTTATCGGGGCATCTAAAGCACAAAAGGTATTCCAGGCCTTTCACAAGTCATAA
- a CDS encoding patatin-like phospholipase family protein, translating to MRIKFLFIVLFTAAFSFAQEDKSQDPKVGLVLSGGGAKGLAHIGALKAIEESGVRIDYIGGTSMGAIIGALYAAGYSAKQLDSIFRETNFDVLLQDKIPRSAMSFYEKSSYEKYALTLPFDKFKVSFPTSLSKGQNLYNQLSRLLFNVNGVENFNDLPIPFFCMATDVETGEQVILDKGYLPRALSASAAIPSFFEPVPYEDKLLVDGGVQNNYPVDEVLDLGADIIIGVDVQDPLLKRDKLKSATDVLVQINYYNTVNDMEEKLKKTDVYIKPNIEPFNILSFGEGEKIIESGYEAGELKISSLDSVAKLQKKPPIKQYPGEAVDTFLIDRLSFEGNDKFTRAYLKGKLRYTTEEYINFDKIDQGMSNLSATNNFNSVRYEIRPNKEGYKLSVPIIERNTDMFLKLGVHYDGLYKTAGLVNITKKHLFFDDDVVYFDFIVGDFIRYNFEYYLDKGFYWSFGFKSRYNSFAKDVEFDFVQGTVQEELPDVNKLDIEISDFTNQLYAQTVWKEEFTFGLGLEHKYLKIETETITDSDGKEVVLENDNYFSTYGYLKFDTLDDKYFPSKGMFFDGDFHLYLFSSGFEEKSDNFSIAKAKMGFAVPIAKNFSMDFFTEGGFKIENTNVQAFDFVLGGFGNDFINNITPFLGYDYLSFGGDSFVKATFNADWEFVKQNHFNISANIANAGDDIFEKGEWFTLPDYTGYSVGYGYESIIGPLQAKFSYSPETGDNWLYVSVGFWF from the coding sequence GTGAGAATTAAATTTTTATTCATAGTACTTTTTACAGCAGCTTTCTCTTTTGCGCAAGAAGATAAAAGTCAAGACCCCAAAGTAGGTTTGGTTTTAAGTGGTGGTGGAGCCAAAGGGTTGGCACACATTGGTGCGCTCAAAGCGATAGAAGAATCTGGGGTGCGCATAGATTATATTGGTGGAACCAGTATGGGAGCCATTATTGGAGCATTGTACGCCGCTGGATATTCTGCAAAGCAATTGGATTCTATCTTTAGGGAAACCAATTTCGACGTTTTGTTACAGGATAAAATTCCGCGTTCTGCCATGTCTTTCTACGAAAAAAGCAGTTACGAAAAGTACGCGCTAACTTTACCGTTCGATAAATTTAAAGTTTCATTTCCTACGTCGCTATCCAAGGGCCAAAACCTCTATAACCAGCTTTCCCGTTTGTTGTTTAATGTGAATGGGGTAGAAAATTTTAACGATCTTCCCATTCCTTTTTTCTGTATGGCTACCGATGTGGAAACGGGAGAACAAGTAATTTTAGATAAAGGTTATCTTCCAAGGGCGCTTTCTGCGAGTGCCGCCATTCCTTCCTTTTTTGAACCGGTTCCCTATGAAGATAAACTTTTGGTAGATGGAGGAGTACAAAATAATTATCCTGTAGATGAGGTTCTAGACTTAGGGGCCGATATAATCATTGGTGTGGATGTTCAAGACCCTTTACTGAAGCGGGATAAACTAAAATCGGCTACCGACGTGCTCGTACAGATAAATTATTACAATACGGTAAACGATATGGAAGAGAAGCTGAAAAAGACAGATGTTTATATCAAACCGAATATTGAGCCCTTTAATATTTTATCATTTGGGGAAGGGGAGAAAATTATTGAAAGCGGTTATGAAGCGGGAGAATTAAAGATAAGTTCTTTGGATAGTGTTGCGAAGCTTCAAAAAAAGCCACCGATTAAACAATATCCAGGGGAAGCTGTAGATACCTTTTTAATAGACCGTCTTTCTTTTGAAGGTAACGACAAGTTCACAAGAGCATACCTCAAAGGGAAATTGCGCTATACAACTGAAGAATATATCAATTTTGATAAGATCGATCAAGGGATGAGCAATCTCTCGGCAACCAATAACTTTAATAGTGTACGCTATGAGATTCGCCCAAATAAAGAGGGGTATAAACTGTCGGTTCCTATAATAGAAAGGAATACTGATATGTTTCTAAAACTAGGGGTTCATTACGACGGCTTGTATAAAACCGCAGGACTGGTAAATATTACCAAGAAACATTTGTTCTTTGACGACGATGTGGTGTATTTCGATTTTATAGTTGGAGATTTTATCAGGTATAATTTTGAATATTATTTGGACAAAGGTTTTTATTGGAGCTTCGGTTTCAAATCCCGTTATAATTCTTTTGCTAAGGATGTGGAATTCGATTTTGTGCAGGGAACGGTTCAGGAAGAATTGCCGGATGTAAATAAACTTGATATCGAAATATCAGATTTTACCAATCAGCTATATGCGCAAACGGTTTGGAAAGAAGAGTTTACTTTTGGGCTCGGTTTAGAGCATAAATATTTGAAGATTGAAACAGAAACCATTACAGATAGCGACGGAAAAGAGGTGGTATTGGAAAACGATAACTATTTTAGTACTTACGGGTATTTAAAGTTTGATACGCTGGATGACAAATACTTTCCTTCCAAGGGAATGTTTTTCGACGGCGATTTCCATTTATATCTATTTTCCAGTGGTTTTGAAGAAAAATCAGATAATTTTTCAATCGCTAAGGCCAAAATGGGCTTTGCAGTACCTATTGCCAAAAACTTTTCGATGGATTTCTTTACGGAAGGCGGATTTAAAATTGAAAATACCAATGTACAGGCTTTCGATTTTGTGCTTGGCGGTTTTGGAAACGATTTTATAAATAATATTACTCCTTTTTTAGGGTACGATTATTTAAGCTTTGGTGGGGATAGCTTTGTAAAGGCAACATTTAATGCCGATTGGGAATTTGTTAAACAGAACCATTTTAATATATCTGCCAACATTGCCAATGCGGGAGATGATATTTTCGAAAAAGGGGAGTGGTTTACTTTGCCCGATTATACAGGATATTCTGTAGGCTATGGCTACGAATCTATAATCGGTCCGCTTCAAGCAAAATTTTCTTATTCCCCAGAAACAGGCGATAATTGGCTGTATGTAAGTGTTGGGTTTTGGTTTTAA
- a CDS encoding homogentisate 1,2-dioxygenase, whose protein sequence is MPFYHKLGKIPHKRHTIFKKPDGSLYYEQLFGTIGFDGMSSNLYHVHRPTQVKEIKSQVNVAPEIAVPNNIQSYRFHGFKIKPEADFLKSRKSILTNSDCTIQLAAPKKSTSEYFYKNSDADEMIFIHQGNGKLRTHLGNIDFKYGDYLIIPRGVIYKIDFETEDNRLFVVESRRPIYTPKKYRNWFGQLLEHSPFCERDIRRPNELETLDEKGEFLMKIKKQDEIFDMVYATHPFDVVGYDGFNYPYALSIHDFEPITGRIHQPPPVHQTFETDAFVVCSFVPRLYDYHPESIPAPYNHSNIDSDEVLYYVDGDFMSRNDIEKGHISLHPAGIPHGPHPGAVERSIGKKQTEELAVMVDTFKPLKLTKEAMDIADDTYYQSWLEH, encoded by the coding sequence ATGCCTTTTTATCATAAACTTGGAAAAATACCACATAAAAGACACACCATCTTTAAAAAACCAGATGGAAGCTTGTATTACGAGCAACTATTTGGAACCATAGGTTTCGATGGCATGTCTTCCAATCTCTACCACGTGCATAGGCCTACACAGGTTAAAGAGATAAAATCGCAGGTAAATGTAGCTCCAGAGATTGCAGTTCCCAATAATATTCAGTCGTATCGTTTTCACGGATTTAAAATTAAACCTGAAGCTGATTTTCTAAAGAGCAGAAAGTCTATTTTAACAAATTCAGATTGTACTATACAATTGGCGGCTCCCAAAAAATCCACTTCAGAATATTTTTATAAAAATTCTGATGCCGATGAAATGATTTTTATTCATCAAGGAAATGGGAAGTTACGCACTCACCTTGGAAATATAGATTTTAAGTATGGGGATTATTTAATTATCCCTAGAGGTGTTATCTACAAAATAGATTTTGAAACAGAAGACAATAGGTTGTTTGTAGTAGAATCGCGAAGGCCTATTTATACACCTAAAAAATATAGGAATTGGTTTGGTCAACTTTTAGAGCATTCTCCATTTTGTGAGCGTGATATTAGGCGCCCGAATGAATTGGAAACTCTTGACGAAAAAGGAGAGTTTTTAATGAAAATTAAAAAACAGGATGAGATTTTCGATATGGTCTATGCCACGCATCCTTTTGATGTGGTTGGCTACGATGGCTTCAATTATCCTTATGCTTTGAGCATTCACGATTTTGAACCTATAACAGGTAGAATTCATCAACCACCACCTGTGCACCAAACTTTCGAAACAGATGCTTTTGTAGTCTGTAGTTTTGTGCCTAGGCTATACGATTACCATCCCGAGAGTATTCCTGCACCGTATAACCACAGCAATATAGATTCCGATGAGGTTTTGTATTATGTGGACGGTGATTTTATGAGTCGGAATGACATTGAAAAAGGCCATATTTCCTTGCATCCTGCAGGAATTCCCCATGGGCCACATCCTGGGGCTGTGGAACGCAGTATTGGAAAGAAGCAAACGGAGGAATTGGCGGTAATGGTAGATACCTTTAAACCACTAAAATTAACAAAAGAGGCAATGGATATTGCCGACGACACCTACTACCAATCTTGGTTGGAGCATTAA
- the hppD gene encoding 4-hydroxyphenylpyruvate dioxygenase: MSQDTTSLKLEKEVAAAEDFLPLLGTDYVELYVGNAKQAAHYYQAAWGFQPLAYAGLETGRKDSVSYVLQQDKIRIVLTSPLKQGGEINRHIEKHGDGVKVVALWVDDATKSYQETTKRGAQSYMEPKTIEDDLGKVVLSGIHTYGETVHVFVERSNYNGAFMPGFKAWNPTYKPAPVGLKYIDHMVGNVGWNEMRKWCEFYAKVMGFAQLVSFDDKDISTEYTALMSKVMSNGNGRIKFPINEPAEGKKKSQIEEYIEFYNGAGVQHIALATDNIIETVKQLKNRGVEFLHVPDTYYDTVLDRVGEIDESLEPLKELGILIDRDDEGYLLQLFTKPILDRPTMFIEIIQRKGAKSFGKGNFKALFEAIEREQEMRGTL; encoded by the coding sequence ATGTCACAAGATACCACATCATTAAAACTTGAAAAGGAAGTAGCGGCCGCAGAAGATTTTTTGCCATTACTGGGAACAGATTATGTAGAGCTTTATGTGGGAAACGCAAAGCAAGCGGCACATTATTATCAGGCAGCTTGGGGCTTTCAACCATTGGCCTACGCTGGTTTGGAAACAGGTCGTAAAGACAGTGTTTCGTATGTTCTTCAGCAAGATAAAATAAGAATTGTGCTTACTTCACCCTTAAAACAAGGAGGGGAAATTAATAGGCATATAGAAAAACATGGAGATGGAGTAAAAGTGGTGGCGCTTTGGGTAGATGACGCAACTAAAAGCTACCAAGAAACTACCAAAAGGGGTGCGCAAAGCTATATGGAGCCTAAAACAATAGAAGACGATCTCGGGAAAGTAGTTCTTTCTGGAATTCATACCTATGGGGAAACGGTGCACGTTTTTGTAGAACGCTCTAATTATAATGGGGCATTTATGCCAGGTTTTAAGGCTTGGAATCCAACGTATAAACCGGCGCCGGTTGGTTTAAAATACATAGACCACATGGTAGGGAATGTAGGTTGGAATGAAATGAGAAAATGGTGCGAATTTTACGCCAAGGTAATGGGGTTTGCCCAATTGGTATCTTTTGATGATAAGGATATTTCTACGGAATATACTGCGTTAATGAGCAAGGTGATGAGTAATGGGAATGGAAGAATAAAGTTCCCAATAAACGAACCTGCTGAAGGAAAGAAAAAATCGCAGATAGAAGAATATATAGAGTTTTATAATGGAGCAGGCGTACAACACATTGCGTTAGCTACCGATAATATTATAGAAACCGTAAAGCAGTTAAAAAACAGGGGTGTAGAATTTCTTCACGTGCCAGATACCTATTACGATACAGTTTTAGATAGGGTTGGGGAGATCGATGAATCTTTGGAACCTTTAAAAGAACTAGGGATTCTTATCGATAGGGACGACGAAGGGTACCTATTGCAACTATTTACAAAGCCCATTTTAGATAGGCCTACCATGTTTATCGAGATTATTCAAAGAAAAGGAGCCAAATCTTTTGGAAAAGGAAACTTTAAGGCGCTGTTTGAGGCTATAGAGCGAGAGCAGGAAATGAGAGGTACGTTATAA